One genomic segment of Musa acuminata AAA Group cultivar baxijiao chromosome BXJ3-3, Cavendish_Baxijiao_AAA, whole genome shotgun sequence includes these proteins:
- the LOC135632452 gene encoding transcription termination factor MTEF18, mitochondrial-like, translating into MGLLESSRTIRRFRVEGLLESSRIYLGCLTTWKSTTSRVSGSQKRPFVTKNLLGSAKNLIFRHNSTCSSVRHLSLVEFRGICTDVVPKESQTISQKTLAVAEVQAALVDYLHGTRGILSDDAEHIGKHCPVFLAKLLKKVENEDNIGNAMSRFFHYHPINEFEPFFESIGLTSDEISSFLPRDLMFLCDDKKLIENYNGLCNYGIAHGKIGKIYKEATEVFRCHFRVLESKLGAYERLGLSKSTIIKVVASSPILLIGGVNDEFVKVLEELENIGIQRDWIGGVLSEKNAYNWSHMLVLLQFFIELGFTKEALGDLIRRHPGFMLDGSGSAIFLLVGLLLKSGGTKKKLFSLFSQFPNVQFGIFMGNLWHGVMFLVKIEMETADIHKILLSHTEMLGSCPLKAPETIITELLVRPKQLCQIIKEDPDQLKKYALGIKVKPLRTKAKPIAKSNEHEQSLREKRKFLVHLGFIEDSKEMEKALTLCRGKGDELQDRYDFLVKLGLDPNDVSNMIKVYPHVLNQKIDVLESKISFLTNDLGYPVSSLVAFPSFLCYTVQRVSLRLSMYNWLKGRGKIKCRLALSSILACSDKIFMKRFVNVDPEGPKVWEDLKNSCKSALSSS; encoded by the coding sequence ATGGGACTTCTTGAATCATCAAGAACTATTCGTCGATTTCGTGTGGAGGGACTCCTTGAATCATCAAGAATCTATCTTGGATGTCTTACGACTTGGAAATCTACTACCAGCAGAGTTAGTGGTTCCCAGAAACGGCCCTTTGTCACGAAAAATCTACTTGGTTCTGCGAAAAATCTCATCTTTAGACATAACAGCACTTGTTCTTCCGTAAGACACTTATCTTTGGTCGAGTTCAGAGGTATTTGCACCGATGTGGTTCCCAAAGAATCACAGACTATTAGTCAAAAGACTCTTGCCGTTGCGGAGGTCCAGGCTGCTCTTGTGGATTACCTTCATGGCACCAGAGGCATACTGTCTGATGATGCAGAGCACATCGGCAAGCACTGCCCAGTTTTTCTTGCCAAGCTCTTGAAGAAGGTAGAGAACGAAGATAATATTGGCAACGCGATGTCTCGATTCTTTCACTACCACCCCATCAATGAATTTGAGCCATTCTTTGAGAGCATTGGGCTGACATCAGATGAGATTAGCTCATTTCTTCCTCGGGATTTGATGTTCCTTTGTGATGATAAAAAATTGATTGAGAACTATAATGGTCTCTGCAATTATGGCATTGCCCATGGAAAGATTGGAAAAATATACAAAGAAGCTACTGAAGTTTTCAGGTGCCACTTCAGGGTTTTGGAGTCAAAGCTCGGGGCTTACGAACGATTGGGCCTTAGTAAAAGTACCATTATTAAAGTTGTTGCTTCAAGTCCAATTCTTCTCATAGGGGGTGTCAATGATGAGTTCGTTAAGGTGCTAGAGGAGTTGGAGAATATAGGTATCCAGAGAGATTGGATCGGAGGTGTTCTTTCAGAAAAGAATGCATACAACTGGAGCCACATGCTTGTACTTTTACAGTTCTTTATAGAGCTGGGATTTACAAAAGAGGCGCTGGGGGACTTGATCCGAAGACATCCTGGTTTTATGCTGGATGGTTCAGGAAGTGCCATCTTTTTGCTGGTAGGATTGCTGCTGAAATCTGGTGGAACCAAAAAGAAGTTATTCAGTCTATTCTCACAATTCCCAAATGTACAATTTGGTATCTTTATGGGGAACTTGTGGCATGGAGTGATGTTTCTTGTTAAAATTGAAATGGAGACTGCAGATATTCACAAGATTTTACTTAGTCACACGGAAATGCTTGGTTCTTGTCCTTTGAAGGCACCCGAAACCATTATTACTGAACTGCTTGTCCGTCCAAAGCAATTGTGTCAAATCATAAAGGAGGACCCAGATCAGTTAAAGAAATATGCATTGGGGATAAAGGTCAAACCCTTGAGGACAAAGGCCAAACCCATAGCGAAATCTAATGAGCACGAACAGTCACTTAGAGAAAAGAGAAAGTTCTTGGTGCATCTAGGGTTTATTGAGGACTCGAAAGAGATGGAGAAGGCACTCACACTGTGCCGTGGCAAGGGTGATGAACTCCAAGATCGTTATGACTTTTTGGTGAAATTGGGACTGGACCCGAATGACGTATCTAATATGATCAAAGTGTATCCGCATGTCCTAAATCAGAAGATAGATGTCCTAGAAAGCAAGATTTCTTTTCTTACAAATGATCTGGGTTATCCCGTAAGTTCACTAGTGGCATTCCCATCATTTTTGTGTTACACTGTTCAGAGGGTGAGTTTAAGGTTGTCAATGTACAATTGGCTCAAGGGTAGAGGAAAGATCAAGTGTAGACTAGCTCTAAGCAGCATCCTTGCATGTTCTGATAAGATATTTATGAAGCGGTTTGTAAATGTTGACCCTGAGGGCCCTAAAGTCTGGGAAGACCTAAAGAACTCATGCAAGTCTGCATTATCTTCAAGTTAG
- the LOC135632864 gene encoding uncharacterized protein LOC135632864 → MGRGKGKGKKLTLATSNEDRGSGDEEAIPAYKRRGRPQRPLKDDIDEDVTEKIEDGEDDVKHTSAPSKDPKVSTVVNGKKRKRHGKAKDNPALILEENFGAASKSKNDDVTGSNGFRHTGSRRKSKPRRAAEAGVECK, encoded by the coding sequence ATGGGTAGAGGCAAAGGAAAGGGGAAGAAATTGACCTTGGCCACCAGCAATGAGGATCGAGGGAGTGGTGACGAAGAGGCGATTCCTGCATATAAGAGGAGAGGAAGGCCTCAGAGACCTTTGAAGGATGACATCGATGAAGACGTCACCGAAAAGATCGAGGATGGAGAAGATGATGTGAAGCACACTTCTGCGCCAAGCAAAGATCCCAAGGTCTCCACGGTGGTGAacggaaagaagaggaagagacacGGCAAGGCAAAAGACAACCCTGCCTTGATCTTGGAGGAAAACTTCGGAGCTGCATCCAAATCCAAGAACGATGATGTGACTGGGTCTAATGGTTTCCGGCATACCGGGAGCCGGCGGAAGAGCAAGCCACGTCGGGCTGCTGAAGCTGGAGTTGAGTGCAAGTGA